A genomic window from Triticum urartu cultivar G1812 chromosome 7, Tu2.1, whole genome shotgun sequence includes:
- the LOC125521038 gene encoding UDP-glycosyltransferase 90A2-like, with amino-acid sequence MAASPPLRHVAMLPFMAKGHAMPLLHLARLLLGRRLASAVTFFTTPRNAPFIRAGLAGAGAGAAVIELPFPSEDAPQCTDELPSTTHLVDFVSAMAALGPAFADALAVVEPRPDLLVHDGFIVWAKDIADELGMPRLVTLGIGGFSSYVCGAVMTHKPQALVSSPTEPFLVPGLPDLRITIADLGPPFDVPEPAGPHWDFVCESCSSMYSSRGIIANSFSELESVYIDLWNRDFDIKTWPIGPLCLAASEPAVQSKDDRDISDWLDSRLAMGRPVLYVAFGSQADLSRAQLEEIAVGLDHSGVDFLWVVRSKWFSSEDRFNDRFGDRGKVVEGFINQLGVLGHKSVKGFFTHCGWNSVLESITMGVPILAFPMAAEQKLNAKFVVDVIHMGLRVWPKEDAGKESDGLVVSGDVQALARELIFGEEGRRAAARASELSVSSRKTMEVGGSSYENLAKMVQEVSETNANGG; translated from the coding sequence ATGGCCGCTTCACCGCCGCTCCGTCACGTCGCCATGCTCCCCTTCATGGCAAAAGGCCACGCCATGCCGCTGCTCCACCTGGCTCGCCTCCTGctcggccgccgcctcgcctccgcCGTCACCTTCTTCACCACTCCGCGCAACGCGCCCTTCATCCGCGCGGGgctcgccggcgccggcgccggcgccgcgGTCATCGAGCTTCCGTTCCCCTCCGAGGACGCCCCGCAGTGCACGGACGAGCTCCCGTCCACGACGCATCTCGTCGACTTCGTCTCCGCGATGGCTGCGCTCGGGCCGGCGTTCGCGGATGCCCTGGCCGTGGTCGAGCCCAGGCCGGACCTGCTCGTCCACGACGGGTTCATCGTGTGGGCCAAGGACATCGCCGACGAGCTCGGCATGCCGCGGCTCGTCACCCTCGGCATCGGCGGCTTCTCCTCGTACGTCTGCGGGGCGGTCATGACGCACAAGCCGCAGGCGCTCGTGAGCTCGCCGACCGAGCCGTTCCTGGTCCCTGGCCTGCCGGACCTCCGCATCACCATAGCCGACCTCGGCCCGCCCTTCGACGTCCCGGAGCCGGCCGGCCCGCACTGGGACTTCGTGTGCGAGAGCTGCAGCAGCATGTACTCCAgcaggggcatcatcgccaactCCTTCAGCGAGCTCGAGTCGGTCTACATCGACCTGTGGAACCGGGACTTCGACATCAAGACGTGGCCGATCGGACCGCTCTGTCTTGCGGCTTCCGAACCGGCAGTCCAGAGCAAAGACGACCGTGACATCTCGGACTGGCTGGACTCGAGGCTCGCCATGGGCCGGCCGGTCCTCTACGTCGCGTTCGGCTCGCAGGCCGACCTGAGCCGGGCTCAGCTGGAAGAGATCGCCGTCGGCTTGGACCACTCCGGCGTAGACTTCCTATGGGTGGTCCGGTCGAAGTGGTTCAGCAGTGAGGATCGGTTCAATGACAGGTTCGGGGATAGGGGCAAGGTGGTCGAAGGTTTCATCAACCAGCTCGGAGTGCTAGGTCACAAGTCAGTCAAAGGATTTTTCACCCATTGCGGGTGGAACTCGGTGCTGGAGAGCATCACCATGGGCGTGCCAATACTGGCGTTCCCAATGGCGGCCGAGCAGAAGCTCAACGCGAAATTCGTCGTGGACGTGATCCACATGGGGCTCCGAGTTTGGCCAAAGGAAGACGCGGGCAAGGAAAGTGATGGATTGGTTGTGAGTGGAGACGTGCAGGCGTTGGCAAGGGAGTTGATCTTCGGAGAGGAAGGGCGACGTGCCGCGGCTAGAGCTAGTGAGCTCTCTGTGTCTTCTAGAAAGACCATGGAAGTGGGCGGTTCCTCGTATGAAAACCTGGCAAAGATGGTTCAGGAGGTCAGTGAGACCAATGCCAATGGTGGTTAA